In Streptomyces sp. NBC_00704, a genomic segment contains:
- a CDS encoding type I polyketide synthase translates to MSSDGKLLDYLKRVTADLARTRQRLAEAESRDQEPIAIVAMSCRYPGSVTSADDLWRLVRDGVDATSDFPADRGWRTAAAPHAAGADPAGPARPPARSGPADPADPNAPHGPASPDRMGPDGVGDEAGTGAVARGGFVTDAALFEPGFFDISPREAVAMDPQQRLVLETAWEAFELAGIDAHTLKGMPVGTFIGSGLQDYGYLLEGAPELAQTYQATSTAASVLAGRVAYTFGFEGPTVTVDTACSSSLVALHLAARALRAGECSMALAGGVMIMSTAGAFVGFSKQGGLAADGRCKPFADAADGTAWGEGAGLLLVEKLSDARRLGHPVLAVMRGSAVNQDGASNGLTAPNGPAQQRVIRAALANAGLTPADVDLVEGHGTGTRLGDPIEAQALLATYGQGREGREPLYLGSLKSNLGHTQAAAGVGGVIKLVEAMRHGVMPRTLHVDAPSSQVDWSAGAVELLAEARAWSTEGDRPRRAAVSSFGISGTNAHVILEQAPAPDEPAELDESNRPDESVGLTETVGAPSCDGPVPLTLSARSPEALTASARRLVSWWSEHDDIEVGAVAAALARGRASLEHRAVVVAADREEALTRLASFASEGIGAISGRVFSGRTGWLFTGQGSQWLGMGRELCAAEPVFATAFDEACEALDRHLARPVREVVWGEDASLVDATQFTQASLFAVQAGLVAVLRHWGVSPDVLLGHSVGEISAAYAAGVFGLDDAARLVAARGSLMQALPEGGGMLALAGDPAQTGALISGTAVDFAAVNGPGAVVVSGAITDLEQVAARAAEAGVRATRLSVSHAFHSRLMEPMLEEFAQVAATVTYREPGVPVVSNVTGQVVSAELTDPGYWVRHVREAVRFADGLATARGLGVSRFVEVGPEAVLTAMARQSVDSPDELTFAPLMRRPKEGITAQATLLNAAAALHVSGVSVNWHLPALTRHLDLPTYPFQRSRYWVEPTESVADVGAAGLDAAEHPLLGAAVSVADTGGALLTGRLSVETQPWLADHRVGDEVFFPGTGMLELAVRAGDQVGCRRVEELTLHAPLVLPEAGAVQVQVTVGPADEQGLHPVAVHARPAGADTAGQWTRHASGALSAAASSTSSAAEALAAEWPPAGAQPIDVEALYPDLAEAGLRYGPVFQGLRRAWRLDDEVFADVALADVRDGAGFGLHPAVLDAALHAVVLSSANEGAAALPFSWSGFELHGSGAGALRVRIRPLAVNEVALTVADQAGHAVATADALSLRPLTGMEQRSDATPPLYQQSWVPVATPVEPVAVQEWEKLGPADAPTGVVVLRTMRARDRDVVAEVHARTADVLAVLQRLLSEPRLAEATLAVVTEGAVSAAGEPVADLPGAAVWGLVRSAQSENPDRFVLIDADPDLGVDGEVEGYKEAGRGGEAGGGAAGMRALGLALATAEPQLALRGTRLLAARLTPLSVPAERPPVFAGEGTTLVTGGLGALGGRVARHLVTAHGVRRLLLVGRRGADTPGAAELLDEISELGAEVTAAACDLSDRGAVESLLATVSADAPLTAVVHAAGVLDDGAIASLTPERLDVVLAAKTDAALHLHELTRHAPLSAFVMFSSASGLLGAPGQGNYAAANTLLDALAETRRAQGLPGLSLAWGMWAVADGMAGTDEAAGSGALLGHTAEQGLAMLDASLHCAPALVVPIRLDLAELRRDPESLPAMFRTLAPVRRRRAGSARAGDTSRLRRLLQDVPEAEWEQTLLALVQREAAAVLAYPDPAAIEATKAFRDMGFDSLAGVELRNRINTATGLRLPATLVFDQPEPAVLARLLREEAAGPAAVAAAPVRRTPALQDDEPIVIVSMACRYPGGVTSPEDLWRLVAEGRDAVSPFPTDRGWDLARLVDPSRTAPDTSYVDSGGFLHDAHLFDGDFFGISPNEALIMDPQQRLLLETSWEVLERAGIDPGTLKGSDTGVFTGMMYHDYPHNTVTGAIASGRVSYAFGFEGPSMTIDTACSSSLVALHLAGQALRSGECSLALVGGVTVMSTPETFVEFSRQRGLAADGRCKAFADAADGTGWSEGVGLLLVEKLSDARRLGHPVLAVVRGSAVNQDGASNGLTAPNGPSQQRVIRAALADAGLSVADVDLVEGHGTGTRLGDPIEAQALLATYGQGRDGREPLYLGSLKSNLGHAQAAAGVGGVIKLVEAMRHGVMPPTLHVDVPSSQVDWSAGAVELLTEARDWPVVGDRPRRAAVSSFGISGTNTHVIIEQAPPPTPAEADDTRVTSETTMALAFSARSPEALRASAARLASWWSRREDVEVGAVAVALAGGRALLEHRAVVVAADREEALAHLASFASEGIGAISGRVSSGRTGWLFTGQGSQWLGMGRELCAAEPVFATAFDEACGALDRHMPGPVREVVWGEDASLVDATVFTQAGLFAVQAGLVAVLRHWGVSPDVLLGHSVGEISAAYAAGVFGLEDAARLVAARGSLMQALPEGGGMLALAANPEKVEELVAGLGVDAAAVNGPAAVVVSGAVGDLERVAERAEAHGVRATRLSVSHAFHSRLMDPMLAEFAQVAASVTYREPTTAVVSNVTGQAVSAELTDPGYWVRHVREAVRFSDGLVTARGLGVTRFVEVGPEAVLTALARQTLDGADELTFASLMRRPKPQAPTAHTLLLTAAATLHVSGVSVDWHLPAPVRHLDLPTYPFQRSRYWLSEPVSGSGAGRVSVGVGAAGLRECGHGLLAASVTTADGVSTVLTGRIGVGSHPWLADHAVAGVALVPGTALLDMALHAAEVTDYTEVSELIIAQPLILPAHGHVDVQVQVTTAGEQAEVSIHSRPADDADTPWTTHATGTLTRATTPPLATAGLDTWPPTGAAPIDVSDAYAELHDLGLQYGPAFRGLRAAWRRGDDVYAEVVLPEEIDVSGHTVHPALLDAALHAVALLGGGGGDDVDGGGATVRLPFAWSGVALLAVRPTQLRVRLTLDGTVVRLQACDPTGQPVLSVDSLALRELSPQSLETVAPAGDGLYEVRWVSRGRLASPAGTATRRPAVDLAELPAAGEVPDHVVLRTGGGEPSAAVHAALAALQDWFADPRTSGSTLVVLTRGAVAVAGEEVPDLAGAAVRGLVRSAQAENPGRIVLVDTDTDTDTDTDTDTDTGVSTGKDIGGLPFDMLIGLDESQLALRDGEIFAARLLRATTTPAPSAPDTTPPVAAGFGDGTVLVTGATGNLGRLFSRHLVAERGVRNLMLVGRRGADAPGMAEFVEELTALGADVRVAACDVGDRAALADVLAGVPEDAPLSAVVHSAGVLDDGVLASLTPERVDTVFRPKADAALHLHELTRDLDLSAFVLFSSAAGVLGAPGQGNYAAANALLDALAAHRRATGLPAQSLAWGLWSLDGGMAGELGDAELQRLRRAGIEPLSEKQGAELFERATGSGGPLLVPMLLDTSASGEGEVPDLLRGLIRAPGRRQAATADRGAALRDRLAVLAPAERLGRISELVRGHAATLLGYPGPEAIDEQRPFSDMGFDSLVAVEFRNALSTATGLRLPATLSFDYPATASLAAHLAEQLFPEGQSDDTAEHDVLSALQSIPLARLRDAGLLDTLLQLAGRSGPDTTATSAGAPTDGAGPGAVDVDAMDADALINLALEGADFDDVAEDA, encoded by the coding sequence ATGTCCTCTGACGGCAAGCTCCTCGACTACCTCAAGCGGGTCACGGCCGACCTCGCACGGACCCGGCAGCGTCTCGCCGAAGCCGAGTCCCGGGATCAGGAGCCCATCGCCATCGTCGCGATGAGCTGCCGCTACCCCGGCTCGGTGACCTCGGCCGACGACCTGTGGCGCCTGGTCCGCGACGGCGTCGACGCGACGTCGGACTTCCCCGCCGACCGCGGCTGGCGGACCGCGGCGGCACCGCACGCGGCCGGGGCGGATCCCGCCGGCCCCGCCCGCCCTCCCGCGCGATCCGGCCCTGCTGACCCCGCGGACCCGAACGCTCCCCACGGCCCGGCCTCGCCCGACCGCATGGGACCCGACGGCGTGGGCGACGAGGCGGGGACGGGCGCGGTGGCCCGGGGCGGGTTCGTCACCGACGCCGCACTGTTCGAGCCGGGCTTCTTCGACATCTCGCCGCGCGAGGCGGTCGCGATGGACCCGCAGCAGCGACTGGTGCTCGAAACGGCCTGGGAGGCCTTCGAACTCGCCGGGATCGACGCCCACACGCTGAAGGGCATGCCGGTCGGCACCTTCATCGGCTCCGGCCTCCAGGACTACGGCTACCTGCTCGAAGGCGCACCCGAACTCGCGCAGACCTACCAGGCGACGTCCACGGCGGCATCCGTGCTCGCCGGCCGAGTCGCCTACACCTTCGGCTTCGAAGGGCCGACGGTGACCGTGGACACCGCGTGCTCGTCGTCGCTGGTGGCGCTGCACCTCGCGGCACGGGCCCTGCGCGCCGGTGAATGCTCCATGGCCCTGGCCGGCGGAGTCATGATCATGTCGACCGCCGGGGCCTTCGTCGGGTTCAGCAAACAGGGCGGGCTCGCGGCCGACGGCCGCTGCAAGCCGTTCGCGGACGCGGCGGACGGGACCGCGTGGGGCGAAGGCGCCGGACTGCTCCTCGTCGAGAAATTGTCGGATGCGCGCAGGCTGGGGCATCCGGTGCTGGCCGTGATGCGGGGGTCGGCGGTCAACCAGGACGGTGCGTCCAACGGCCTGACGGCGCCCAACGGCCCGGCGCAGCAACGGGTGATCCGGGCCGCTCTCGCCAACGCCGGTCTGACACCTGCCGATGTGGACCTGGTGGAAGGGCACGGCACCGGGACCCGGCTGGGTGATCCGATCGAGGCGCAGGCATTGCTCGCCACGTACGGGCAGGGGCGGGAGGGCCGGGAGCCGCTGTATCTGGGGTCGTTGAAGTCGAACCTGGGACACACGCAGGCGGCCGCGGGCGTCGGCGGCGTCATCAAGCTGGTGGAGGCGATGCGGCACGGCGTGATGCCGCGGACGCTGCACGTGGACGCGCCGTCGTCACAGGTGGACTGGTCGGCGGGCGCGGTGGAGCTGCTGGCCGAGGCACGGGCCTGGTCGACGGAGGGAGATCGTCCGCGGCGGGCGGCGGTGTCGTCGTTCGGCATCAGCGGCACCAACGCGCACGTGATCCTGGAGCAGGCACCCGCGCCGGATGAGCCGGCTGAGCTGGACGAGTCGAACAGGCCCGATGAGTCGGTTGGGTTGACGGAGACGGTGGGCGCTCCGAGCTGCGACGGTCCGGTGCCGTTGACTCTGTCGGCACGGTCGCCGGAGGCGTTGACGGCTTCCGCTCGTCGGCTGGTGTCGTGGTGGTCCGAGCATGACGATATCGAAGTCGGGGCGGTGGCTGCGGCGTTGGCGCGTGGGCGCGCTTCGCTGGAGCACCGGGCGGTGGTCGTCGCCGCCGACCGCGAGGAGGCGCTGACACGCTTGGCCTCGTTCGCTTCGGAGGGGATCGGGGCGATCAGCGGGCGGGTGTTTTCCGGCCGGACGGGGTGGTTGTTCACGGGGCAGGGCTCGCAGTGGCTGGGGATGGGCCGGGAGTTGTGTGCGGCCGAGCCGGTGTTCGCGACTGCTTTCGACGAGGCGTGCGAGGCGCTCGACCGGCATCTGGCGAGGCCGGTTCGTGAGGTGGTGTGGGGTGAGGATGCGTCGCTGGTGGACGCGACGCAGTTCACCCAGGCGAGCTTGTTCGCTGTGCAGGCTGGTCTGGTGGCCGTCCTGCGGCACTGGGGTGTGAGCCCGGATGTGCTGCTGGGCCATTCGGTCGGGGAGATCTCGGCTGCGTACGCGGCGGGGGTGTTCGGACTCGACGATGCGGCGCGCTTGGTGGCGGCGCGTGGGTCGTTGATGCAGGCGCTGCCGGAAGGTGGGGGCATGCTGGCGCTGGCTGGCGACCCGGCGCAGACAGGGGCGCTGATCTCGGGTACGGCCGTGGATTTTGCGGCCGTCAACGGGCCTGGGGCGGTGGTGGTGTCCGGCGCGATCACGGACCTGGAGCAGGTGGCGGCCCGTGCTGCTGAGGCGGGTGTGCGGGCGACGCGGTTGTCGGTCTCGCACGCGTTCCACTCCCGGTTGATGGAGCCGATGCTGGAGGAGTTCGCTCAGGTCGCCGCGACGGTGACGTATCGAGAGCCGGGCGTGCCGGTGGTCTCGAACGTGACCGGTCAGGTGGTGTCGGCGGAGCTGACCGACCCCGGCTACTGGGTGCGGCATGTACGGGAGGCGGTCCGTTTCGCGGACGGTCTGGCCACGGCACGTGGGCTGGGTGTGTCCCGCTTCGTGGAGGTGGGCCCGGAGGCCGTCCTGACCGCGATGGCCCGCCAAAGCGTGGACAGCCCTGACGAGTTGACCTTCGCCCCGCTGATGCGCCGCCCGAAGGAAGGCATCACGGCCCAGGCGACGTTGCTGAACGCGGCCGCCGCCCTCCATGTGTCCGGCGTGTCCGTCAATTGGCACCTGCCCGCCCTCACGCGCCACCTCGACCTGCCCACCTACCCCTTCCAGCGCAGCCGCTACTGGGTCGAGCCCACCGAGTCGGTCGCCGATGTCGGTGCGGCCGGACTCGACGCCGCTGAGCATCCGTTGCTCGGGGCGGCCGTCAGCGTCGCCGACACCGGAGGTGCTCTGCTCACGGGCCGGCTGTCCGTCGAGACGCAGCCGTGGCTCGCGGACCATCGCGTCGGAGACGAGGTGTTCTTCCCCGGTACCGGGATGCTGGAGCTCGCCGTGCGGGCAGGTGACCAGGTCGGCTGCCGCCGGGTCGAGGAACTGACACTGCACGCACCGCTGGTGCTGCCCGAGGCGGGCGCCGTGCAGGTCCAGGTGACGGTCGGACCGGCCGACGAGCAGGGTCTGCACCCGGTCGCCGTGCACGCGCGTCCCGCCGGGGCGGACACCGCCGGGCAGTGGACGCGGCACGCCTCGGGAGCGCTGTCCGCCGCCGCGTCGTCCACCTCGTCCGCGGCGGAAGCGCTGGCCGCCGAATGGCCGCCCGCCGGGGCGCAGCCCATCGACGTCGAGGCCCTGTACCCCGACCTCGCCGAGGCAGGGCTGCGCTACGGCCCCGTGTTCCAGGGGCTGCGCCGGGCCTGGCGGCTCGACGACGAGGTCTTCGCCGACGTCGCCCTCGCGGACGTGCGGGACGGGGCCGGGTTCGGCCTGCACCCCGCCGTACTCGACGCCGCCCTGCACGCGGTCGTCCTCTCCTCGGCGAACGAAGGCGCGGCGGCACTGCCCTTCAGCTGGTCAGGCTTCGAACTGCACGGCAGCGGGGCCGGCGCGCTCCGGGTGCGGATCCGGCCCCTCGCCGTCAACGAGGTCGCCCTGACCGTCGCCGACCAGGCGGGCCACGCGGTGGCCACGGCGGACGCCCTCTCGCTGCGCCCGCTCACGGGCATGGAACAGCGGTCCGACGCGACGCCGCCGCTCTACCAGCAGAGTTGGGTTCCCGTCGCGACGCCGGTGGAGCCGGTCGCCGTCCAGGAGTGGGAGAAGCTCGGCCCGGCGGACGCGCCCACCGGGGTGGTGGTGCTGCGGACGATGCGAGCGCGCGACCGGGACGTCGTAGCGGAGGTCCATGCGCGCACCGCCGACGTCCTCGCCGTGCTGCAACGGCTCCTCTCGGAGCCGCGACTGGCCGAGGCGACCCTTGCCGTGGTCACCGAAGGGGCTGTCAGCGCCGCCGGGGAGCCGGTCGCCGACCTGCCGGGGGCCGCCGTCTGGGGGCTGGTCCGCTCGGCGCAGTCCGAGAACCCGGACCGCTTCGTCCTGATCGACGCAGACCCCGATCTCGGCGTCGACGGTGAGGTCGAGGGCTACAAAGAGGCCGGGCGCGGCGGAGAGGCGGGCGGCGGTGCCGCCGGGATGAGGGCCCTGGGCCTGGCGTTGGCCACCGCTGAGCCCCAACTCGCCCTGCGGGGGACTCGTTTGCTGGCCGCGCGACTGACGCCGCTGTCCGTCCCGGCCGAAAGGCCTCCCGTCTTCGCCGGGGAGGGCACGACGTTGGTCACCGGCGGCCTCGGCGCCCTCGGCGGACGCGTCGCCCGGCATCTGGTGACCGCACACGGTGTACGTCGCCTCCTGCTCGTCGGCCGTCGCGGCGCGGACACCCCGGGAGCGGCCGAACTATTGGACGAAATAAGCGAGTTGGGTGCGGAAGTCACCGCCGCTGCCTGCGACCTGTCGGATCGCGGCGCGGTCGAGTCCCTCCTCGCGACGGTCTCGGCCGACGCACCGCTGACCGCGGTCGTCCACGCCGCCGGCGTGCTCGACGACGGCGCGATCGCCTCACTGACACCGGAGCGACTGGACGTCGTCCTCGCCGCCAAAACCGACGCGGCACTCCATCTGCATGAACTCACCCGCCACGCCCCCCTGTCGGCGTTCGTGATGTTCTCCTCCGCCTCAGGCCTGCTCGGCGCCCCCGGACAGGGCAACTACGCGGCGGCGAACACCCTCCTCGACGCGCTCGCCGAGACCCGGCGCGCTCAAGGGCTGCCCGGCCTCTCCCTCGCCTGGGGCATGTGGGCGGTGGCCGACGGCATGGCCGGCACCGACGAAGCGGCAGGGTCCGGTGCGCTCCTCGGCCACACCGCGGAGCAGGGACTCGCCATGCTCGACGCGTCCCTGCACTGCGCCCCGGCCCTCGTCGTACCGATCCGCCTCGACCTCGCGGAACTCCGCCGCGACCCGGAGTCGCTGCCCGCGATGTTCCGCACCCTGGCGCCGGTCCGCCGCCGACGGGCCGGGAGCGCACGGGCCGGCGACACGTCCCGCCTGCGCCGCCTGCTCCAGGACGTTCCCGAGGCCGAGTGGGAGCAGACGCTGCTGGCCCTGGTCCAGCGCGAGGCCGCGGCCGTCCTCGCGTATCCGGACCCCGCCGCCATCGAGGCGACCAAGGCCTTCCGGGACATGGGTTTCGACTCGCTGGCCGGTGTGGAACTGCGCAACCGCATCAACACCGCCACCGGCCTGCGACTGCCCGCCACGCTGGTCTTCGACCAACCCGAGCCCGCCGTGCTGGCCCGGCTCCTCCGGGAGGAAGCCGCGGGCCCGGCCGCCGTAGCCGCGGCGCCGGTACGCCGCACACCCGCCCTCCAGGACGACGAACCGATCGTCATCGTGTCCATGGCCTGCCGCTACCCCGGCGGCGTCACCTCCCCGGAGGACCTGTGGCGACTGGTCGCCGAGGGCCGCGACGCCGTCTCGCCGTTCCCGACCGACCGCGGCTGGGACCTCGCCCGGCTGGTGGATCCGAGCCGTACGGCGCCGGACACCTCGTACGTCGACAGCGGCGGCTTCCTCCACGACGCCCACCTCTTCGACGGCGACTTCTTCGGTATCAGCCCCAACGAGGCGCTGATCATGGACCCGCAGCAGCGCCTGCTCCTGGAGACCTCCTGGGAGGTCCTCGAACGCGCCGGCATCGACCCGGGCACCCTGAAGGGCAGCGACACCGGCGTCTTCACGGGCATGATGTACCACGACTACCCCCACAACACGGTCACCGGCGCCATCGCATCCGGCCGGGTGTCGTACGCCTTCGGCTTCGAAGGCCCGTCGATGACCATCGACACGGCGTGCTCGTCCTCGCTCGTCGCCCTGCACCTTGCGGGCCAGGCCCTGCGGTCGGGTGAGTGCTCCCTGGCCCTGGTCGGCGGCGTCACGGTGATGTCGACGCCGGAGACCTTCGTGGAGTTCAGCCGCCAGCGAGGTCTCGCCGCGGACGGCCGGTGCAAGGCCTTCGCCGACGCGGCCGACGGGACCGGGTGGTCGGAAGGCGTCGGACTGCTGCTGGTCGAGAAGCTGTCGGACGCGCGCAGGCTGGGGCATCCGGTGCTGGCGGTGGTGCGGGGTTCGGCGGTCAACCAGGACGGTGCGTCCAACGGTCTGACGGCACCGAACGGGCCGTCCCAGCAGCGGGTGATCCGTGCCGCTCTCGCCGACGCGGGCTTGTCCGTGGCGGATGTGGACCTGGTCGAGGGACACGGCACCGGGACCCGGCTGGGTGACCCGATCGAGGCGCAGGCCTTGCTCGCGACCTACGGGCAGGGGCGGGACGGCCGGGAACCGCTGTATCTGGGCTCGTTGAAGTCGAACCTGGGGCACGCCCAGGCGGCCGCGGGGGTCGGCGGCGTCATCAAGCTGGTGGAGGCGATGCGGCACGGGGTCATGCCGCCGACGCTGCACGTGGACGTTCCCTCGTCACAGGTGGACTGGTCGGCGGGTGCGGTGGAGCTGCTGACGGAGGCGCGGGACTGGCCTGTTGTCGGTGATCGTCCGCGGCGGGCGGCCGTGTCGTCGTTCGGCATCAGCGGCACCAACACACACGTGATCATCGAGCAGGCGCCGCCGCCGACGCCGGCCGAGGCCGACGACACCCGCGTCACGAGTGAAACCACTATGGCCCTCGCCTTCTCGGCACGGTCACCGGAGGCGCTGAGGGCTTCGGCTGCCCGTCTGGCCTCGTGGTGGTCCCGGCGTGAGGATGTCGAAGTCGGGGCGGTGGCTGTGGCGTTGGCGGGTGGGCGCGCCTTGCTGGAGCATCGGGCGGTGGTCGTCGCCGCCGACCGCGAGGAGGCGCTGGCGCACCTGGCTTCGTTCGCTTCGGAGGGGATCGGGGCGATCAGCGGGCGGGTGTCTTCCGGTCGGACGGGGTGGTTGTTCACGGGGCAGGGGTCGCAGTGGCTGGGGATGGGCCGGGAGTTGTGTGCGGCCGAGCCGGTGTTCGCGACTGCTTTCGACGAGGCGTGCGGCGCGCTTGACCGGCATATGCCGGGGCCGGTTCGTGAGGTGGTGTGGGGGGAGGATGCGTCGTTGGTGGATGCGACGGTGTTCACGCAGGCGGGTCTGTTCGCCGTGCAGGCGGGTTTGGTGGCCGTTCTGCGGCATTGGGGTGTGAGTCCGGATGTGCTGCTGGGGCATTCGGTCGGGGAGATCTCGGCTGCGTATGCGGCTGGGGTGTTCGGGTTGGAGGATGCGGCGCGGCTGGTGGCGGCGCGTGGGTCGTTGATGCAGGCCTTGCCGGAGGGCGGGGGGATGCTGGCGCTGGCTGCGAACCCTGAAAAGGTGGAGGAGTTGGTCGCCGGACTCGGCGTGGATGCTGCGGCCGTCAACGGGCCTGCGGCGGTGGTGGTGTCCGGTGCGGTCGGGGATCTGGAGCGGGTGGCCGAGCGGGCTGAGGCGCACGGGGTGCGGGCGACGCGGTTGTCGGTCTCGCACGCTTTCCACTCCCGGTTGATGGATCCGATGCTGGCGGAGTTCGCTCAGGTCGCGGCGAGCGTGACGTATCGCGAGCCGACGACTGCGGTGGTCTCGAACGTGACCGGTCAGGCGGTGTCGGCGGAGCTGACCGACCCCGGCTACTGGGTGCGGCACGTGCGCGAGGCCGTCCGGTTCTCCGACGGCCTGGTAACGGCACGTGGGCTGGGTGTGACCCGGTTCGTGGAGGTGGGCCCGGAGGCAGTGCTGACCGCGCTCGCCCGGCAAACCCTCGACGGCGCCGACGAGTTGACCTTCGCCTCGCTGATGCGCCGCCCGAAGCCGCAGGCCCCCACGGCGCACACCCTCCTCCTCACGGCAGCCGCCACGCTCCACGTGTCCGGTGTGTCCGTGGACTGGCATCTGCCCGCCCCTGTCCGCCACCTCGACCTGCCCACCTACCCCTTCCAGCGCAGTCGCTACTGGTTGTCGGAGCCTGTTTCCGGGTCGGGTGCCGGGCGGGTGTCCGTCGGAGTGGGTGCGGCCGGTCTGCGGGAGTGCGGGCATGGTCTGCTGGCGGCGTCGGTGACGACGGCTGATGGTGTGTCGACGGTGCTGACGGGCCGGATCGGTGTGGGCAGTCACCCGTGGCTGGCCGATCACGCGGTGGCCGGTGTCGCCCTCGTGCCGGGCACAGCCCTGCTGGACATGGCGCTGCACGCCGCCGAGGTCACCGACTACACCGAGGTCAGTGAACTGATCATCGCCCAGCCCCTGATCCTGCCCGCGCACGGTCACGTGGACGTTCAGGTCCAGGTCACCACCGCCGGTGAGCAGGCCGAAGTCAGCATCCACTCCCGCCCCGCCGACGACGCCGACACACCCTGGACCACCCACGCCACCGGAACCCTCACCAGAGCAACAACTCCACCCCTCGCGACCGCCGGGCTGGACACCTGGCCCCCCACCGGCGCCGCCCCCATCGACGTGTCCGACGCATACGCGGAGCTGCACGATCTGGGGTTGCAGTACGGGCCGGCGTTCCGGGGGCTGCGTGCGGCCTGGCGGCGTGGTGACGACGTGTACGCGGAGGTCGTGCTGCCGGAGGAGATCGACGTCTCCGGACACACGGTCCATCCGGCCCTGCTCGATGCCGCCCTGCACGCTGTAGCCCTGCTCGGCGGCGGCGGGGGCGATGACGTCGACGGCGGAGGGGCGACCGTACGGCTGCCGTTCGCATGGTCAGGGGTCGCCCTGCTGGCGGTACGACCGACCCAACTGCGGGTCCGTCTCACCCTCGACGGGACCGTCGTACGGCTTCAGGCATGTGACCCGACCGGACAGCCGGTGCTCTCCGTCGATTCCTTGGCCCTGCGCGAGCTGTCACCCCAGTCCCTGGAAACTGTCGCGCCGGCCGGGGACGGGCTGTACGAGGTGAGGTGGGTCTCGCGCGGGCGGCTCGCGTCGCCCGCCGGGACGGCGACCCGTCGTCCCGCGGTCGATCTCGCCGAGCTGCCTGCGGCCGGCGAGGTGCCGGATCACGTCGTCCTGCGCACCGGAGGCGGAGAGCCCAGCGCGGCTGTGCACGCTGCACTCGCGGCCTTGCAGGACTGGTTCGCCGACCCGCGGACGTCCGGATCGACGCTCGTCGTTCTCACACGCGGCGCCGTCGCCGTCGCGGGCGAGGAGGTGCCGGATCTGGCAGGGGCCGCCGTCCGTGGACTGGTCCGCTCGGCACAGGCGGAGAACCCGGGCAGGATCGTCCTCGTCGACACCGACACCGACACCGACACCGACACCGACACCGACACCGACACCGGCGTCAGCACTGGCAAGGACATCGGCGGGCTCCCGTTCGACATGCTGATCGGCCTGGACGAATCCCAGCTGGCCCTCCGAGACGGGGAGATCTTCGCCGCTCGGCTGCTGCGCGCCACGACCACCCCGGCGCCCTCCGCTCCGGACACGACACCCCCGGTCGCTGCCGGATTCGGCGACGGCACCGTGCTCGTCACCGGCGCGACGGGCAACCTGGGCCGGCTCTTCTCCCGGCATCTCGTCGCCGAACGAGGCGTACGGAACCTGATGCTGGTGGGACGCAGGGGGGCGGACGCGCCGGGGATGGCGGAGTTCGTGGAAGAGCTGACCGCGCTGGGCGCCGATGTCAGGGTGGCCGCGTGCGACGTCGGCGATCGTGCGGCGCTCGCCGACGTCCTGGCCGGCGTCCCCGAGGACGCTCCGCTCAGCGCGGTCGTCCACTCGGCCGGCGTGCTCGACGACGGCGTGCTCGCGTCGCTGACGCCCGAGCGGGTCGACACGGTCTTCCGGCCGAAGGCCGACGCCGCGTTGCACCTGCACGAGCTGACCCGGGACCTGGATCTGTCGGCCTTCGTCCTCTTCTCCTCGGCCGCGGGCGTGCTCGGCGCGCCGGGGCAGGGAAACTACGCCGCCGCCAACGCACTGCTCGACGCCCTCGCCGCGCACCGCCGCGCCACCGGCCTGCCCGCCCAGTCGCTGGCCTGGGGACTGTGGTCGCTCGACGGCGGCATGGCGGGCGAACTCGGTGACGCGGAACTCCAGCGCCTGCGCAGAGCAGGCATCGAGCCGCTCTCCGAGAAACAGGGCGCAGAACTCTTCGAACGGGCCACCGGATCCGGCGGACCCCTGCTCGTGCCCATGCTGCTCGACACCTCAGCGTCCGGCGAGGGCGAGGTACCCGACCTGCTGCGCGGCCTGATCCGTGCGCCGGGACGCCGCCAGGCCGCCACCGCCGACCGCGGAGCCGCGCTGCGCGACCGCCTGGCCGTCCTCGCTCCCGCCGAGCGGCTCGGCCGCATCTCCGAACTGGTCCGCGGACACGCGGCAACGCTGCTCGGCTACCCGGGCCCCGAGGCGATCGACGAGCAACGCCCTTTCAGCGACATGGGATTCGACTCGCTGGTGGCCGTCGAGTTCCGCAACGCGCTCAGCACGGCGACCGGTCTGCGGCTGCCCGCGACGCTCAGCTTCGACTACCCGGCCACCGCGAGCCTGGCCGCCCACCTCGCCGAACAGCTCTTCCCCGAGGGGCAGTCCGACGACACCGCGGAACACGACGTGCTCTCCGCCCTGCAGAGCATCCCCCTCGCCCGGCTGCGCGACGCCGGGCTGCTCGACACCCTGCTCCAACTCGCCGGTCGCTCCGGACCCGACACCACCGCCACCTCCGCCGGCGCACCAACCGACGGCGCCGGTCCCGGCGCTGTGGACGTCGACGCCATGGACGCGGACGCCCTGATCAACCTGGCGCTCGAAGGCGCCGACTTCGACGACGTCGCCGAGGATGCGTGA